From one Gossypium hirsutum isolate 1008001.06 chromosome D08, Gossypium_hirsutum_v2.1, whole genome shotgun sequence genomic stretch:
- the LOC107900792 gene encoding E3 ubiquitin-protein ligase ATL4 has translation MASPPPPLFYGVMGGGAVNFDENYNTSDRSHSSSSIDNVKPSIIVIILILSITVLLSVSLYLLLRHLNRRCLSRVFRSSASNITASASHRVTPEQSPAPSFLDSLPMFTFSSITRRSNNGSTVSGDCAVCLSKFEPLDQLRLLPLCCHAFHAQCIDAWLTTNQTCPLCRSSLFASESDLMKVLLQSSNAACAFTSGGTDSFRLEIGSISQQRTGSDSGDQRRSYSIGSFDYIVEEESQLNRNQIHQRNMSDKEEVGRAEAISETSLAAEVANGRSRLKEYVDRLSFSLSSRAMSFRSSGRLVTGSSGRSDISGADGDYDVEANRIGEEISEMFRWFSGV, from the coding sequence ATGGCTTCGCCGCCGCCGCCTTTGTTTTATGGCGTTATGGGAGGAGGGGCTGTTAACTTCGACGAAAATTATAACACCAGTGACCGCTCGCATTCTTCCTCGTCGATCGACAATGTGAAACCGAGTATTATAGTCATAATTTTGATCCTTTCTATAACTGTGCTTCTCTCCGTCTCTCTTTATCTCCTCCTTCGCCACCTCAATCGCCGATGCTTGAGTCGTGTCTTTCGTTCTTCTGCCTCCAATATCACCGCCTCCGCCAGCCACCGTGTCACTCCTGAACAATCGCCGGCGCCTTCGTTCCTAGATTCTCTCCCTATGTTTACATTCTCTTCCATTACTCGCCGCTCCAACAACGGCTCAACGGTTTCCGGAGATTGTGCCGTTTGCTTGTCGAAGTTTGAACCGCTGGATCAACTCCGGCTGCTTCCTCTCTGTTGCCATGCGTTCCACGCTCAATGCATTGATGCTTGGCTCACTACAAACCAGACTTGTCCTCTTTGTCGCTCATCTCTATTCGCCTCCGAGTCCGATCTTATGAAGGTTTTACTTCAGTCGTCCAACGCAGCCTGTGCATTTACAAGTGGCGGTACCGATAGTTTCCGGCTCGAGATCGGCTCTATCAGTCAGCAGCGAACAGGCTCTGACTCCGGTGATCAGAGACGGTCTTATTCCATTGGATCCTTCGATTACATTGTCGAGGAAGAATCGCAGCTGAATAGGAACCAAATACACCAGAGAAATATGTCCGATAAAGAAGAGGTTGGAAGAGCTGAGGCAATATCGGAAACGAGCCTCGCCGCGGAGGTTGCTAACGGAAGGAGTCGGCTTAAGGAGTACGTGGACAGGCTCTCTTTTTCGTTATCATCTCGTGCCATGTCATTTCGTAGCTCAGGAAGGTTAGTCACCGGGAGCAGCGGCCGAAGCGACATATCCGGTGCCGATGGAGATTACGACGTGGAAGCCAATCGTATCGGCGAGGAGATCAGCGAAATGTTTCGCTGGTTCTCGGGGGTATAA